A window of Auraticoccus monumenti contains these coding sequences:
- a CDS encoding carbohydrate ABC transporter permease: MTTSTLVAPAPAHRPTSRRTRRATWATRLGLVAVTLLVLVPFAWMVSISFTPEQQAFSSAALVPSDPTLTNYVDAFTDANLGRAMANSFVVTVVPVLTNCLAAVAAGYAFALLPFRGSTALFYLLLSTAAIPGSVTLIPLFLMAKGFPLAGGNDLGGYGGTGLLDSLPGLMLPHLVMTMNIFLARQYFSTANRDLAEAARVDGAGEWRIFTAIYLPLSRPIVAVIAIFTFTGVWDDFLWPLVITQSPQVQTVQLALAQFLATGTVRYGTMMAGAVLATLPVLIVFLLNQRHFVSGLTEGSVKG, from the coding sequence ATGACCACCTCGACCCTGGTCGCGCCCGCACCGGCGCACCGCCCGACCTCGCGACGCACCCGGCGCGCCACCTGGGCCACCCGGCTGGGTCTGGTGGCGGTGACCCTGCTGGTGCTGGTGCCGTTCGCCTGGATGGTCAGCATCTCCTTCACCCCCGAGCAGCAGGCCTTCTCCTCCGCCGCCCTGGTCCCGTCCGACCCGACCCTGACCAACTACGTGGACGCGTTCACCGACGCGAACCTGGGTCGGGCGATGGCCAACTCGTTCGTGGTCACCGTCGTCCCGGTGCTCACCAACTGTCTGGCCGCGGTGGCGGCGGGGTACGCCTTCGCCCTGCTGCCGTTCCGGGGCAGCACCGCGCTGTTCTACCTGCTGCTGTCGACCGCGGCCATCCCCGGCTCGGTGACGCTGATCCCGCTGTTCCTGATGGCCAAGGGCTTCCCGCTGGCCGGGGGCAACGACCTCGGCGGTTACGGCGGCACCGGCCTGCTGGACAGCCTGCCCGGGCTGATGCTGCCGCACCTGGTGATGACCATGAACATCTTCCTGGCCCGGCAGTACTTCAGCACCGCCAACCGCGACCTCGCCGAGGCGGCCCGCGTCGACGGCGCCGGGGAGTGGCGGATCTTCACCGCGATCTACCTGCCGCTCTCGCGCCCGATCGTGGCGGTGATCGCCATCTTCACCTTCACCGGCGTCTGGGACGACTTCCTGTGGCCGCTGGTGATCACCCAGTCCCCGCAGGTGCAGACGGTGCAGCTGGCCCTGGCCCAGTTCCTGGCCACCGGGACGGTCCGCTACGGGACCATGATGGCCGGCGCCGTGCTGGCCACCCTCCCCGTGCTGATCGTCTTCCTGCTGAACCAGCGCCACTTCGTCTCCGGCCTGACCGAGGGCTCCGTCAAAGGCTGA
- a CDS encoding FAD-dependent oxidoreductase, which produces MSTPAPAAPTELSADLVVVGGGLGGVAAALTAARLGRRVILTERSPWLGGQLTTQGVPPDEHAWIEGPAASPSYTELREGIRNHYRRLHPLTGEAAADEHLNPGAGFVSRLCAEPRVAALVLEEMMSPLLSSGRLQWLREHEPMAATREGDRVTSVTVRSVRTGTETRLVAPLVADATELGDLLPLAGVEHVLGAEAAAEFGELHAPDAADPLDQQAISWCCALEWAPGADHTIPRPERYHHFATQVAPFWPGPQLSFDDVEPISLERRTRPVFAGHPDEAAESTAKDLWHYRRILARKNLREGFPGGEVTLVNWPQIDYWDAPLLGVSEQEAAAALEDARQLTLSFVHWLQTEAPRSEGGHGYPELRLRGDVLGTADGLALEPYIRESRRIKALFTVHEGHIGKEMRGEDVGSELFEDSVGTGYYRIDLHPSTSGRSYVDIDCFPFQIPLGALIPADTVNLLAANKNIGTTHITNGAYRLHPVEWSIGEAVGALVALCQDRGATPAEVHADPALRAELQRLLAEDLGVQLRWEESIRRNLPELDAPIAAVGAHSG; this is translated from the coding sequence ATGTCCACACCCGCCCCAGCCGCCCCCACCGAGCTCTCCGCCGACCTCGTCGTCGTCGGCGGCGGCCTGGGTGGCGTCGCCGCCGCCCTCACCGCCGCCCGTCTCGGTCGCCGCGTGATCCTGACCGAGCGCTCCCCCTGGCTCGGCGGCCAGCTGACCACCCAGGGCGTCCCGCCGGACGAGCACGCCTGGATCGAGGGGCCCGCCGCCTCGCCGAGCTACACCGAGCTCCGCGAGGGGATCCGCAACCACTACCGCCGGCTGCACCCGCTGACCGGTGAGGCCGCCGCCGACGAGCACCTCAACCCCGGGGCGGGTTTCGTCTCCCGGCTGTGCGCCGAGCCGCGGGTGGCCGCGCTGGTGCTGGAGGAGATGATGTCCCCGCTGCTCTCCTCCGGACGGCTGCAGTGGCTCCGCGAGCACGAGCCGATGGCCGCCACCCGCGAGGGTGACCGGGTCACCTCGGTGACGGTGCGCAGCGTCCGGACCGGGACCGAGACCCGGCTGGTGGCCCCGCTGGTGGCCGACGCCACCGAGCTCGGCGACCTGCTGCCGCTGGCCGGCGTGGAGCACGTGCTGGGCGCCGAGGCGGCCGCGGAGTTCGGCGAGCTGCACGCCCCCGACGCGGCCGACCCGCTGGACCAGCAGGCCATCTCCTGGTGCTGCGCGCTGGAGTGGGCCCCCGGGGCCGACCACACGATCCCCCGCCCGGAGCGCTACCACCACTTCGCCACCCAGGTCGCGCCGTTCTGGCCCGGCCCGCAGCTCTCCTTCGACGACGTCGAGCCCATCTCGCTGGAGCGGCGGACCCGACCGGTCTTCGCCGGCCACCCCGACGAGGCGGCGGAGAGCACCGCCAAGGACCTGTGGCACTACCGCCGGATCCTGGCGCGGAAGAACCTGCGCGAGGGGTTCCCCGGCGGTGAGGTCACGCTGGTGAACTGGCCGCAGATCGACTACTGGGACGCCCCGCTGCTGGGGGTGTCGGAGCAGGAGGCGGCCGCCGCCCTCGAGGACGCCCGCCAGCTCACGCTGTCCTTCGTGCACTGGCTGCAGACCGAGGCCCCCCGCAGCGAGGGCGGCCACGGCTACCCCGAGCTGCGGCTGCGCGGGGACGTCCTGGGTACCGCCGACGGGCTGGCCCTCGAGCCCTACATCCGCGAGTCGCGTCGGATCAAGGCGCTGTTCACGGTGCACGAGGGCCACATCGGCAAGGAGATGCGGGGCGAGGACGTCGGCTCGGAGCTGTTCGAGGACTCCGTCGGCACCGGCTACTACCGGATCGACCTGCACCCCTCGACGTCGGGGCGCAGCTACGTCGACATCGACTGCTTCCCCTTCCAGATCCCCCTCGGCGCGCTGATCCCGGCCGACACGGTCAACCTGCTGGCGGCCAACAAGAACATCGGCACCACCCACATCACCAACGGCGCCTACCGGCTCCACCCGGTGGAGTGGTCCATCGGCGAGGCCGTCGGGGCGCTGGTGGCGTTGTGTCAGGACCGCGGCGCCACCCCGGCCGAGGTGCACGCCGACCCCGCCCTGCGCGCCGAGCTGCAGCGCCTGCTGGCCGAGGACCTCGGCGTGCAGCTGCGCTGGGAGGAGTCCATCCGGCGCAACCTGCCCGAGCTGGACGCCCCGATCGCCGCGGTGGGGGCGCACTCGGGCTGA
- a CDS encoding LacI family DNA-binding transcriptional regulator: protein MRRPSQRDIAQRAGVSQTAVSLVLNGKTDSISTTTQERIRRAMTELSYVPDPAARSLRGGRNDLIGVHTYEPVFPVGPDDYFHDFLVGIEQRAVELARDLVLFASTQRPDGRRSIYGGGTNRLRLADGTVVFGLERDDDELRRLTAERYPFVVLGRRDSLPEVASVGVDYAPAVTASLTRLVEAGHRRIGYLRGRQDQTPQRDRRDAARTAETGLGITLAWYEREDTTAETGPRYWVAEGLTAVVVEATEDAPYVERLAREAGVQIPTDLSAVCLDAVPAASEAAHWSQLSIPKRAVGARALTVLTEILDGRLPADHRELHPCDDGISPATVAAPRTA, encoded by the coding sequence ATGCGACGACCCAGTCAGCGCGACATCGCGCAGCGTGCCGGCGTCTCCCAGACCGCCGTCTCCCTGGTGCTCAACGGCAAGACCGACAGCATCTCGACCACCACCCAGGAGCGCATCCGGCGGGCGATGACCGAGCTCAGCTACGTCCCGGACCCGGCCGCACGCTCCCTGCGCGGGGGGCGCAACGACCTGATCGGCGTGCACACCTACGAGCCGGTCTTCCCGGTCGGGCCCGACGACTACTTCCACGACTTCCTGGTGGGGATCGAGCAGCGGGCCGTGGAGCTGGCGCGCGACCTGGTCCTCTTCGCCTCCACCCAGCGCCCCGACGGACGTCGGAGCATCTACGGGGGCGGGACGAACCGGCTCCGGCTGGCCGACGGCACGGTGGTCTTCGGCCTGGAGCGCGACGACGACGAGCTCCGCCGGCTGACCGCCGAGCGGTACCCGTTCGTGGTGCTGGGCCGACGCGACTCCCTCCCCGAGGTGGCCTCGGTCGGCGTCGACTACGCGCCGGCGGTCACCGCCTCGCTGACCCGGCTGGTCGAGGCCGGGCACCGCCGCATCGGCTACCTGCGCGGCCGCCAGGACCAGACCCCCCAGCGCGACCGCCGGGACGCCGCCCGCACCGCCGAGACCGGGCTGGGCATCACGCTGGCCTGGTACGAGCGGGAGGACACCACCGCCGAGACCGGCCCCCGGTACTGGGTGGCCGAGGGCCTCACCGCGGTCGTGGTGGAGGCCACCGAGGACGCCCCCTACGTCGAGCGGCTCGCCCGCGAGGCCGGGGTGCAGATCCCGACCGACCTGTCCGCCGTGTGCCTGGACGCGGTGCCCGCCGCCTCCGAGGCGGCGCACTGGAGCCAGCTGAGCATCCCCAAGCGGGCGGTGGGAGCCCGCGCCCTCACCGTGCTGACCGAGATCCTCGACGGCCGGCTGCCCGCCGACCACCGCGAGCTGCACCCCTGCGACGACGGGATCAGTCCCGCCACCGTCGCCGCCCCCAGGACCGCCTGA
- a CDS encoding rhamnulokinase gives MADDTATLLAVDLGATSGRVMAGRVGRGTLELEQLSRFTNEAVRTPDGLQTDLLSLHAGITAGLSEAGRRGLAPSSIGVDSWAVDYGLLRGGRLLAQPMHYRDERCERGMERVHRSVPFAELYAQNGLQLLPFNTLYQLAAEQDEGLLDVADRMLMVPDLVAHWLGADPVHEATNASTTGLLTLDAPPVWNETLIRRLGYPRSLFGDVVQPGTRIGTLSPAVAGRTGLPASTALVAVGSHDTASAVVAVPMTIGRAAWVSCGTWGLVGLELTAPVATDEARDAGFTNELGVDGTTRFLHNVMGLWVLSSALREWYPDGGTAELPRLLEQAAGRTGAVPTFDVDDASLMAPGAMTPRVAALLRAQGDPVPEQPVDWVASIVDSLALAMAQAVRTACRLADQDVEVVHVVGGGALNTLLCQRLADHAGLPVLAGPVEATAIGNLLVQARTAGVLQGDLAALRALVAATHPPTRLVPR, from the coding sequence ATGGCAGACGACACCGCGACCCTGCTCGCCGTCGACCTGGGCGCCACCAGCGGCCGGGTGATGGCGGGCCGGGTCGGCCGCGGCACCCTGGAGCTGGAGCAGCTCAGCCGCTTCACCAACGAGGCGGTCCGGACTCCCGACGGGCTGCAGACCGACCTGCTCTCGCTGCACGCCGGGATCACCGCCGGGTTGTCGGAGGCGGGCCGGCGCGGCCTGGCGCCGAGCAGCATCGGGGTGGACTCGTGGGCGGTGGACTACGGGCTGCTCCGCGGCGGACGTCTGCTGGCCCAGCCGATGCACTACCGCGACGAGCGCTGCGAGCGGGGCATGGAGCGCGTCCACCGCAGCGTCCCCTTCGCCGAGCTGTACGCCCAGAACGGGCTGCAGCTGCTGCCCTTCAACACCCTCTACCAGCTGGCCGCCGAGCAGGACGAGGGGCTGCTGGACGTCGCGGACCGGATGCTGATGGTGCCGGACCTGGTGGCGCACTGGCTCGGGGCCGACCCGGTGCACGAGGCCACCAACGCCTCCACCACCGGGCTGCTGACCCTCGACGCCCCGCCGGTGTGGAACGAGACGCTGATCCGGCGCCTCGGCTACCCCCGGTCGTTGTTCGGCGACGTCGTGCAGCCGGGCACCCGCATCGGCACCCTGTCCCCCGCGGTGGCAGGGCGGACCGGTCTGCCGGCCAGCACTGCGCTGGTGGCGGTGGGTTCCCACGACACCGCCTCGGCGGTGGTGGCGGTGCCGATGACCATCGGTCGGGCCGCCTGGGTCTCCTGCGGCACCTGGGGTCTGGTCGGGCTGGAGCTGACGGCCCCGGTGGCCACCGACGAGGCCCGCGACGCCGGCTTCACCAACGAGCTCGGGGTCGACGGCACCACCCGCTTCCTGCACAACGTGATGGGGCTCTGGGTGCTCTCCTCGGCGCTGCGGGAGTGGTACCCGGACGGCGGGACGGCGGAGCTGCCTCGGCTGCTGGAGCAGGCGGCGGGTCGCACCGGCGCGGTGCCCACCTTCGACGTCGACGACGCCTCGCTGATGGCCCCCGGGGCGATGACCCCCCGGGTGGCGGCGTTGCTGCGGGCCCAGGGGGACCCGGTGCCCGAGCAGCCCGTGGACTGGGTGGCCAGCATCGTGGACAGCCTCGCGCTGGCCATGGCGCAGGCGGTGCGGACTGCCTGCCGGCTGGCCGACCAGGACGTCGAGGTGGTGCACGTGGTGGGCGGCGGGGCCCTGAACACCCTGCTCTGCCAGCGGCTGGCCGACCACGCCGGGCTCCCCGTCCTGGCCGGGCCGGTCGAGGCCACCGCCATCGGCAACCTGCTGGTGCAGGCCCGCACCGCCGGCGTCCTGCAGGGCGACCTCGCCGCGCTCCGCGCGCTGGTGGCCGCCACCCACCCGCCGACCCGGCTGGTCCCCCGCTGA
- a CDS encoding ABC transporter substrate-binding protein, translating into MHPRRRASRTAALALVALTLTTAGCGLGGPPPAAEGEQGGSNQLTVWFPGTNASEIELVTETIVPRFEAETGAEVEVTFLDWPDMSTKLNAAFAAGTAPDVFGHGPAAVADFVANDRLTDLGPFLDQLELADREDMAAALPGGQVDGTQYLLPLSLQGSLLAYDADAFTEAGLDPDQPPATWQEARELAGQLTERDGGEITRSGLLLPSHPIGLQQSFATLLYAAGGTQVSEDGSSATFASSEGAEVLDFITGTYTGDDAVATGLGMDYSAVPPAQQPLVTGDAAMMVATAPQLAQMKKADPDADLRVAPAMSFDGSTDPAAFGGAGPGLMINADSPEQELAWQLLEYLISPEVGVEYTEGIGAIPVRASATGSDYVQGSDTLQTYLDSAPAMVPNPNVAGWVQVRDTMAQYLEQATNEKLPADEALSQAAAEVDGILQKAG; encoded by the coding sequence ATGCACCCACGTCGTCGAGCCAGCCGCACAGCGGCCCTGGCTCTCGTCGCCCTGACCCTCACCACGGCCGGCTGCGGCCTCGGTGGCCCCCCGCCGGCCGCGGAGGGTGAGCAGGGCGGCAGCAACCAGCTGACCGTCTGGTTCCCCGGCACCAACGCCTCCGAGATCGAGCTGGTCACCGAGACGATCGTCCCCCGGTTCGAGGCCGAGACCGGGGCCGAGGTGGAGGTGACGTTCCTGGACTGGCCCGACATGTCGACCAAGCTCAACGCCGCCTTCGCCGCCGGCACCGCACCCGACGTCTTCGGTCACGGCCCGGCCGCCGTCGCGGACTTCGTGGCCAACGACCGGCTGACCGACCTCGGTCCGTTCCTGGACCAGCTCGAGCTGGCCGACCGCGAGGACATGGCCGCCGCGCTCCCCGGCGGGCAGGTCGACGGCACCCAGTACCTGCTGCCGCTGTCCCTGCAGGGCAGCCTGCTGGCCTACGACGCCGACGCGTTCACCGAGGCCGGGCTGGACCCGGACCAGCCCCCGGCCACCTGGCAGGAGGCCCGCGAGCTGGCCGGGCAGCTCACCGAGCGCGACGGCGGCGAGATCACCCGCTCCGGCCTGCTGCTGCCCAGCCACCCGATCGGGCTGCAGCAGAGCTTCGCCACCCTGCTGTACGCCGCCGGGGGCACCCAGGTCAGCGAGGACGGCAGCTCGGCCACCTTCGCCTCATCCGAGGGCGCGGAGGTGCTCGACTTCATCACCGGCACCTACACCGGGGATGACGCCGTGGCCACCGGACTGGGAATGGACTACAGCGCCGTCCCGCCGGCCCAGCAGCCGCTGGTCACCGGGGACGCGGCGATGATGGTCGCCACCGCCCCGCAGCTGGCGCAGATGAAGAAGGCCGACCCCGACGCCGACCTGCGGGTGGCCCCGGCGATGAGCTTCGACGGCAGCACCGACCCGGCGGCCTTCGGCGGGGCCGGGCCCGGTCTGATGATCAACGCCGACAGTCCCGAGCAGGAGCTGGCCTGGCAGCTGCTGGAGTACCTGATCTCCCCCGAGGTCGGGGTGGAGTACACCGAGGGCATCGGGGCAATCCCGGTCCGCGCCTCGGCCACCGGGTCGGACTACGTCCAGGGCTCGGACACCCTGCAGACCTACCTCGACTCGGCGCCGGCGATGGTGCCCAACCCGAACGTGGCCGGCTGGGTGCAGGTGCGCGACACCATGGCCCAGTACCTGGAGCAGGCCACCAACGAGAAGCTTCCGGCCGACGAGGCCCTCAGCCAGGCCGCCGCCGAGGTGGACGGCATCCTGCAGAAGGCCGGCTGA
- a CDS encoding bifunctional aldolase/short-chain dehydrogenase, with translation MTNATVQSLIERSNRLGADPRNTNYAGGNTSAQGTETDPVTGADVELLWVKGSGGDLGTLQEKGLAVLRLDRLRALVDVYPGVEREDEMVAAFDYCLHGRGGAAPSIDTAMHALVDAAHVDHLHPDAGIAIATAADGEALTRTIWGERVVWVPWRRPGFQLGLDIAEIQRANPQAVGCILGGHGITAWGATSEEAEANSLEIIRAATEHIETHAKAEPFGAPLDGYGALPEAARHARAAAIAPLVRGLASTDKPMVGHYTDSDVVLDFLASSEHPRLAALGTSCPDHFLRTKVKPMVLDLPADAPLEQVKDRLRELHTEYRADYQAYYDRHADADSPAIRGADPLIVLVPGVGMFSYGKDKQTARVAGEFYVNAINVMRGAEGLSSYAPIEESEKFRIEYWALEEAKLQRMPKPKPLATRVALVTGAASGIGKAIATRLAAEGACVVIADLSLEKAQAAAAELGGTDVAVGVAADVSDEDAVQAMVDAAVLAFGGVDLVVNNAGLSLSKSLLETTAADWDLQHDVMAKGSFLVSKATARVLIDQQLGGDILYISSKNSVFAGPNNIAYSATKADQAHQVRLLAAELGEHGVRVNGINPDGVVRGSGIFASGWGANRAKTYGVEEQDLGKFYAQRTILKREVLPEHVANAAFALCTSDFSHTTGLHVPVDAGVAAAFLR, from the coding sequence ATGACCAACGCCACCGTCCAGAGCCTGATCGAGCGCTCCAACCGCCTCGGCGCGGACCCCCGCAACACCAACTACGCCGGGGGCAACACCTCCGCCCAGGGCACCGAGACCGACCCGGTCACCGGCGCCGACGTCGAGCTGCTCTGGGTCAAGGGCTCCGGCGGCGACCTCGGCACGCTGCAGGAGAAGGGGCTGGCCGTGCTCCGGCTGGACCGCCTCCGCGCCCTGGTCGACGTCTACCCCGGCGTCGAGCGCGAGGACGAGATGGTGGCGGCCTTCGACTACTGCCTGCACGGCCGCGGAGGGGCGGCCCCCTCGATCGACACCGCGATGCACGCCCTGGTCGACGCCGCGCACGTGGACCACCTGCACCCCGACGCCGGGATCGCCATCGCCACCGCGGCCGACGGCGAGGCGCTGACCCGGACGATCTGGGGCGAGCGGGTGGTGTGGGTGCCCTGGCGACGTCCGGGCTTCCAGCTCGGGCTCGACATCGCCGAGATCCAGCGCGCCAACCCGCAGGCCGTCGGCTGCATCCTCGGCGGGCACGGCATCACCGCCTGGGGCGCGACCTCGGAGGAGGCGGAGGCGAACTCGCTGGAGATCATCCGCGCCGCCACCGAGCACATCGAGACGCACGCGAAGGCCGAGCCCTTCGGCGCCCCCCTGGACGGCTACGGCGCGCTCCCCGAGGCCGCCCGGCACGCCCGCGCGGCGGCGATCGCCCCGCTGGTCCGCGGGCTGGCCTCCACCGACAAGCCGATGGTCGGCCACTACACCGACTCCGACGTCGTGCTGGACTTCCTGGCCTCCAGCGAGCACCCGCGGCTGGCCGCGCTGGGGACGTCCTGCCCGGACCACTTCCTGCGCACCAAGGTCAAGCCGATGGTGCTCGACCTGCCCGCCGACGCCCCGCTGGAGCAGGTGAAGGACCGGCTGCGCGAGCTGCACACGGAGTACCGCGCGGACTACCAGGCCTACTACGACAGGCACGCCGACGCCGACTCCCCCGCCATCCGCGGTGCGGACCCGCTGATCGTGCTGGTGCCCGGCGTCGGCATGTTCAGCTACGGCAAGGACAAGCAGACCGCCCGGGTGGCCGGTGAGTTCTACGTCAACGCCATCAACGTGATGCGGGGCGCGGAGGGCCTGTCCAGCTACGCCCCGATCGAGGAGAGCGAGAAGTTCCGGATCGAGTACTGGGCGCTGGAGGAGGCCAAGCTGCAGCGGATGCCGAAGCCGAAGCCGCTGGCCACCCGCGTCGCGCTGGTCACCGGAGCCGCCTCCGGGATCGGCAAGGCCATCGCCACCCGGCTCGCCGCCGAGGGCGCCTGCGTGGTGATCGCGGACCTGTCGCTGGAGAAGGCGCAGGCCGCGGCCGCGGAGCTGGGCGGCACCGACGTCGCCGTGGGCGTGGCCGCCGACGTCTCCGACGAGGACGCCGTGCAGGCCATGGTGGACGCGGCCGTGCTCGCCTTCGGCGGGGTGGATCTGGTGGTCAACAACGCCGGCCTGTCGCTGTCCAAGTCGCTGCTGGAGACCACCGCGGCGGACTGGGACCTGCAGCACGACGTGATGGCCAAGGGCTCCTTCCTGGTGTCCAAGGCCACTGCGCGGGTGCTGATCGACCAGCAGCTGGGCGGGGACATCCTCTACATCTCCAGCAAGAACTCCGTCTTCGCCGGACCCAACAACATCGCCTACTCCGCCACCAAGGCCGACCAGGCCCACCAGGTCCGGCTGCTGGCTGCCGAGCTCGGCGAGCACGGGGTCCGGGTCAACGGGATCAACCCCGACGGCGTCGTCCGCGGCTCGGGCATCTTCGCCTCCGGCTGGGGCGCGAACCGGGCGAAGACCTACGGCGTCGAGGAGCAGGACCTGGGCAAGTTCTACGCCCAGCGCACCATCCTCAAGCGCGAGGTCCTGCCCGAGCACGTGGCCAACGCCGCCTTCGCGCTGTGCACCTCGGACTTCAGCCACACCACCGGGCTGCACGTCCCCGTCGACGCCGGCGTGGCCGCCGCGTTCCTGCGCTGA
- the rhaI gene encoding L-rhamnose isomerase — MPTFDQITDVLSRQAIELPSWAFGNSGTRFKVFGTPGTPRTVQEKIADAATVHRFTGLAPSVALHIPWDAVDDYAALRRHAEDLGVSLGTINSNTFQDDVYKFGSLTHTDAAVRQQAIDHHLTCVDVMDATGSQDLKIWLADGTNYPGQGDLRGRQDRLAESLAAIYDRLGPEQRLVLEYKFFEPAFYATDVPDWGTSYAQVNALGDRAMVCLDTGHHAPGTNIEFIVMQLLRLGKLGSFDFNSRFYADDDLIVGAADPFQLFRILVEVVRGGALEPDSPVAFMLDQCHNVEAKIPGQIRSVLNVQEATAKALLVDTEALTAAQEAGDVLGANGIVMDAFWTDVRADLADWRGSRGLDGNPMAAFAASGYQQQIESERVGGQQAGWGA, encoded by the coding sequence ATGCCGACCTTCGACCAGATCACCGACGTCCTGAGCCGCCAGGCCATCGAGCTCCCCTCCTGGGCCTTCGGGAACTCCGGCACCCGGTTCAAGGTCTTCGGCACCCCCGGCACCCCGCGCACGGTGCAGGAGAAGATCGCCGACGCGGCCACCGTGCACCGCTTCACCGGGCTGGCCCCCAGCGTGGCCCTGCACATCCCCTGGGACGCCGTGGACGACTACGCCGCGCTGCGCCGCCACGCCGAGGACCTGGGCGTCTCGCTGGGGACGATCAACTCCAACACCTTCCAGGACGACGTCTACAAGTTCGGCAGCCTCACCCACACCGACGCCGCGGTCCGCCAGCAGGCGATCGACCACCACCTGACCTGCGTCGACGTGATGGACGCGACCGGCTCCCAGGACCTCAAGATCTGGCTCGCCGACGGCACCAACTACCCCGGCCAGGGCGACCTGCGCGGACGCCAGGACCGGCTGGCCGAGAGCCTCGCGGCGATCTACGACCGGCTCGGCCCGGAGCAGCGACTGGTGCTGGAGTACAAGTTCTTCGAGCCCGCCTTCTACGCCACCGACGTCCCGGACTGGGGCACCTCCTACGCCCAGGTCAACGCGCTCGGCGACCGGGCGATGGTCTGCCTGGACACCGGCCACCACGCCCCCGGCACCAACATCGAGTTCATCGTGATGCAGCTGCTGCGGCTGGGGAAGCTCGGTTCCTTCGACTTCAACTCCCGCTTCTACGCCGACGACGACCTGATCGTCGGGGCGGCCGACCCCTTCCAGCTCTTCCGCATCCTGGTCGAGGTGGTGCGCGGCGGGGCGCTCGAGCCCGACTCGCCGGTGGCCTTCATGCTCGACCAGTGCCACAACGTCGAGGCCAAGATCCCCGGCCAGATCCGCTCGGTGCTGAACGTGCAGGAGGCCACCGCGAAGGCGCTGCTGGTCGACACCGAGGCGCTCACCGCCGCCCAGGAGGCCGGTGACGTGCTGGGGGCCAACGGCATCGTGATGGACGCCTTCTGGACCGACGTGCGCGCCGACCTCGCCGACTGGCGCGGGTCCCGCGGGCTGGACGGGAACCCGATGGCCGCCTTCGCCGCGTCGGGCTACCAGCAGCAGATCGAGAGCGAGCGCGTCGGCGGCCAGCAGGCCGGCTGGGGCGCCTGA
- a CDS encoding carbohydrate ABC transporter permease encodes MTTLQQTTPPAVLPAGGGQPAPRRRRMATTSWIGVLFVLPATLYVLVYQLVPVLYGLLLSLTEYSPLSRSGPRFVGLSNYAALLDDRGFAQALLVTGQYVLLVLPPTVVVALVLAMLADRPFRGVGFFRSALYVPHIVSLTTVAVVWLWIYSPNGLVNEALTGLGLGPQSWLLDEDAAMPAVAAMRVWKALGSNMVLLLAGLQSIPRELYEAASTDGASPWQRFRHITLPGLRPILTYVVAMDIIFLAQGFAELFILTGGGPLGRTTTVNYLIYTEAFQYNSFGSASAMAFVLFAFIAAFSFVSIRGIAGRR; translated from the coding sequence ATGACCACCCTGCAGCAGACGACGCCCCCGGCGGTCCTCCCCGCCGGGGGCGGCCAGCCGGCACCGCGCCGACGCCGGATGGCCACCACGTCCTGGATCGGGGTGCTGTTCGTCCTCCCCGCGACCCTGTACGTGCTGGTCTACCAGCTGGTCCCGGTGCTCTACGGCCTGCTCCTGAGCCTCACCGAGTACAGCCCGCTGAGCCGCTCCGGGCCACGCTTCGTCGGGCTCAGCAACTACGCCGCGCTGCTCGACGACCGGGGTTTCGCCCAGGCCCTGCTGGTGACCGGGCAGTACGTGCTGCTGGTGCTCCCGCCCACGGTGGTGGTGGCGCTGGTGCTGGCGATGCTGGCCGACCGGCCCTTCCGGGGCGTCGGGTTCTTCCGCTCCGCGCTCTACGTGCCCCACATCGTCTCGCTGACCACGGTCGCGGTGGTGTGGCTGTGGATCTACTCTCCCAACGGCCTGGTCAACGAGGCCCTGACCGGGCTCGGCCTGGGCCCGCAGTCGTGGCTGCTGGACGAGGACGCCGCGATGCCGGCGGTGGCGGCGATGCGGGTGTGGAAGGCGCTGGGCAGCAACATGGTGCTGCTGCTCGCCGGGCTGCAGTCGATCCCCCGGGAGCTGTACGAGGCGGCCAGCACCGACGGCGCCTCGCCGTGGCAGCGCTTCCGCCACATCACCCTGCCCGGGCTGCGCCCGATCCTCACCTACGTGGTGGCGATGGACATCATCTTCCTGGCCCAGGGCTTCGCCGAGCTGTTCATCCTGACCGGTGGCGGCCCGCTGGGTCGCACCACCACCGTCAACTACCTCATCTACACCGAGGCGTTCCAGTACAACAGCTTCGGCTCGGCCTCGGCGATGGCCTTCGTGCTGTTCGCGTTCATCGCAGCCTTCTCCTTCGTGTCCATCCGCGGCATCGCCGGGAGGCGCTGA